In the genome of Streptomyces sp. SAI-127, the window CCGCCGTGCCGCCGCCCGGGGCTGCACCGTGCTGGCCGCCCGCGGCGGCGACCAGGAGCAGCGGGTCGCCTTCCATGTCGCCCGGCAGCTGCTGCAGCCGCAGTTCGCCGGCGCGGGCGAAGCCGATCTCCGTGCCCAGCTGGGCAGTTGGTTCGACATCGTCGGCCCCGCACTCGGTCTGTGCGCCCCGACCGACGGGGCGCCGCCCGACCCGCAGGGCCTGCGGGACGGACTCGACTGGGTGCTCACCCATCTCGCCGTCCTGCGCGCCCCGATGGTGCTGGTGCTCGACGACGCCCACTGGGCCGACCCCGAATCGCTGCGCTGGCTGGCCGCGTTCGCACCCCGCGCGGAGGAACTCCCGCTGCTGGTCGTCGTCGCCTACCGGGCCGACGAACTCCCCGATCACGCCGAGTCGTTCAGGGCACTGCCCGGCCGGGCCGGCGGACGACCGCTCGACCTGGAACCGCTGAGCGCCGTCGCCGTCGCCCGTCTCGTACGGGAGACGCTCGGCGCGCACGCCGACGACGCGTTCTGCCGGGAATGCTGGGCCGTCACCGCGGGCAACCCCTTCGAGACGGTCGAGTTGACCGCCAAGGTGCACGACCGCGGGGTCACCCCGACCGAGGACGCGGCGCATCTCCTGCGTGACCTCGCGGCCGCCGTCAAGGGCAGCGGCCTGGTCGCCCGCCTCGAACGCCTCGGCACCTCGACCGTCCGCTTCGCCTGGGCCTGCGCGGTCCTCGGCACCGAGATCCATCCCCAACTCGCCGCCGCCGTCGCCGGACTCGGCCACGAAGAGGCCGCCGACGCGGCCGACGCCCTGCGCGGCGCCCGCATCCTCACCGGTGGCGACTCCCTGGAGTTCGTCCACCCGCTCATCGCCACCGCCGTCTACCGGGCCATCCCGGCCGGATTCCGCGTCGCGCTGCACGGCCAGGCCGCCTGGTGCGTGGTCGACGACGGGCGGGGCCCGGCCGCCGCCGCCCGCCACCTCCTGGAGACGCATCCCGACGGCGACCCGTGGGTCGTCCAGCAACTGCGCGCCGCCGCGGCCGAGACCCTGCGCTCCGGTGCCCCCGACGCGGCCCGCAGCTATCTCGCCCGCGCCCTGCGCGAACCTCCGCCCTGCGAGGACCGGGCCGCCGTCCTGTACGAACTGGGCAGCGCCTCCCTGCTCACCGAACCGGCCACCACGGTCAACCACCTGCGCGCCGCCCTCGAAGAGCCCATCGCCGACTCCGCTCTGCGGCACCGCATCGTCTACCGGCTCTCCCAGGTCCTCGCCCACAGCGACCGCCTCGCCGAGGCCTCCGACACCCTCGCCCGCGAGATCAAGGTCACCGGCGACGCCCGCGTCAAGCTGCGCATGGTCGCCGAACAGTTCATGTGGGACGCCTTCGGCGCCGACGAACCCGACCACCCCTCCCGCTCCCGCCGCATGGCGAGGCTCGCGGACCGTCTCACCGGCCGCGACCTCACCGAGCGGTACATCATCGGCCTGCGCACCTGGGACGCCGTCCTGCGCGGCGAGCCCGCCCACATCGCCCTCCACCACGCCGAGCGCGCCCTCGCCGGCGGCCTCGGCTGGGCCGATCCCGACCGCGGCTTCGAGGTGCCCGTCCTGGTCGCCCTCGCCTTCACCTACGCCGACCGCCCAGGGCGCACGGAGGAGCTCTTCGCCGCCGGGATCGCCGACTTCGAACGGCAGGGCTGGCGCGGCGCCCACCTCTCCTTCGCCTACACCCTGCTCGCCTACGTCCGTTTCCGCCGCGGCCGCCTGGCCGAGGCCGAGGACTTCGTCCGCGCGGGACTGCGCCTCGCCGAGCGCGTCGGGCCGGGCACCCCGGCCCAGTGGTACGCCGTGGGCATCCTCATCGAGGTCCTGCTCGCCCGTGGCCGGGTCCACGAGGCCGCGCAGACCGCCGAGGACCACTCCTTCTGCGCCCCCTTCCCGGCCGTGGTGGTCTTCCCCGACGCCCAGACCGTGTACGGCGAGCTGCTGCTGGCGCGCGGCCTCACCAAGGACGCGGCCGCCGAGCTGGCCGCCGCCGGACGCCGACTGGAACCGCGGGGCATGCGCAACCCCGCGTGGTGCCCCTGGCAGCTCCACCTGGCCCGCGCCGAGAGCCACGACGCCCCGGAGCAGGCGGTCACGACGGCCCTCGAAGCGGTGGCGCGCGCCCGCCAGTTCGGGACCCCGTCGGCGGTGGGCCAGGCACTCCGGCTGGCTGCCGAGGTCTCACCGGCCTCGGCCCGAGTCAAGCTCCTGGAGGAGTCGGTCGCCCACCTGGAACGTTCACCGGCCGCGTACGAGCTCGCCTGCGCGCTGGTGGCGCTGGGCACGGAACTCCG includes:
- a CDS encoding AAA family ATPase, with amino-acid sequence MVQRSVRSRRTLLERESELAAVDEALGELTGLRTDGAEPRGRPRGAVLAVAGRAGIGKTTLLTEVRRRAAARGCTVLAARGGDQEQRVAFHVARQLLQPQFAGAGEADLRAQLGSWFDIVGPALGLCAPTDGAPPDPQGLRDGLDWVLTHLAVLRAPMVLVLDDAHWADPESLRWLAAFAPRAEELPLLVVVAYRADELPDHAESFRALPGRAGGRPLDLEPLSAVAVARLVRETLGAHADDAFCRECWAVTAGNPFETVELTAKVHDRGVTPTEDAAHLLRDLAAAVKGSGLVARLERLGTSTVRFAWACAVLGTEIHPQLAAAVAGLGHEEAADAADALRGARILTGGDSLEFVHPLIATAVYRAIPAGFRVALHGQAAWCVVDDGRGPAAAARHLLETHPDGDPWVVQQLRAAAAETLRSGAPDAARSYLARALREPPPCEDRAAVLYELGSASLLTEPATTVNHLRAALEEPIADSALRHRIVYRLSQVLAHSDRLAEASDTLAREIKVTGDARVKLRMVAEQFMWDAFGADEPDHPSRSRRMARLADRLTGRDLTERYIIGLRTWDAVLRGEPAHIALHHAERALAGGLGWADPDRGFEVPVLVALAFTYADRPGRTEELFAAGIADFERQGWRGAHLSFAYTLLAYVRFRRGRLAEAEDFVRAGLRLAERVGPGTPAQWYAVGILIEVLLARGRVHEAAQTAEDHSFCAPFPAVVVFPDAQTVYGELLLARGLTKDAAAELAAAGRRLEPRGMRNPAWCPWQLHLARAESHDAPEQAVTTALEAVARARQFGTPSAVGQALRLAAEVSPASARVKLLEESVAHLERSPAAYELACALVALGTELRRTGRTREAADHLYRGLDTAVHCGADGLIETARDELTAAGLRPRRLHSTETDTLTARERTVANLAAQGHTEEEIAKELNADEQTTTRLLSAVCRKLGTDSTGLRTVSGPT